The nucleotide sequence ACAGCCTCTTCATACAATAAGAATTTACAAGTGGTAATGATTTCAGCTTGACAGATCATTTATAAAAAATCATATTCGGTAATCGATAAAACAAGAAGTTACCATAACTTTTATGCTAGGTTTTACATTAATTTGTACTATATAAATCCCTAGTAGGTACTCTCAAACTGTGTCGTGTCCGGGCTCTTTATACACAGTTCTTAACAACCTTAAGCATGATTAAGATGTTAATGATGAGTAGTTTATACGTGATTTTATTAGTTAGAATTGCGAGATCAGGGTGGATGTTGTCAATCATTTGTTTTTTATTTTAAACGGCATCCCCCGACACTGTTCGATTTCACGCTACGCTCTCAAACAACTTCGCTTTCATGAAGTCAAGAATCTAAACCGGATTTATATTCTTCTAACATATTTTTGCAACATCAATCTCAATTCATGATCCTTTTCTTAACCGCATATCGGATTTCATTTTCAATCAATTATCCATTACAATTGCGGCAGTAAACAGTATCGTCCAGTTTGCCATAAATATCGCAGATCATCTTCAAGAACGCAATGTCATTTTCTGTATTGCTCATATACTAACCTCATGTCCTCCTTGAGTCAGCCCATAGCACGTGATAACAATTAAATGTTATCACGTGCTATGGGCTGACTCACGGAGGACATTATCAAAGCAATCTGTCAATGAATTATTTAGATAGTAGGAAGTTAGTTAAAATAAATTAACTATAATGCTATCCATCAGTTAATGCTGACATTTTCTTTTATTATCATAAGTATTTGCATGTGATATTGTTTGAATACTTGATTATGTAAAATAAAAACAAAGACCCTAAAAGCTCAATCAGATAAAAAAAACTGGACATATATTACTTGGAAATAATGTTGGCCGACGTGTCGGTCAATAAAAAAGAGAGGTGAAAAGATGAGCCCGAAAATAGTGGATAAAGAAGAGAAGAAACGGGGAATTATAATGGCTGCCATGCAGGTATTTTCCGAAAAAGGTGTGGTGAAAACAAAAATGGCAGATATTGCCAAAGCCGCAAATATCGGTAAAGGCACGATCTATGAATACTTTAAGAACAAGGATGATATCTTTATCAATCTGTTTGAAATGCATTTTTCAGAAATCGGGAATGAAGCAGCTCAGATTATGGAAAAATATGATGACCCTGCTGAAAAATTAGAACAATTTGTTTCTCAGACAGTCACTTCACTATTAGAAGGTCATTATAATTTTGCACAGATCATGCTGGATATTTGGGCAGAAGGTATCAGAGAGCACAATGAGGACATCAACCGTGTTTTCAATCTGGAAAAGATCTATCAGCAATATCGAGAAGTTATCATTCAGATATTGCAGGATGGCATCGAAAGAGGCATTTTTAAGGCTATGGATACAACTTTTACAGCTTCACTATTTATCGGAGCCTTAGACGGAATATTGTTACAATGGTTGATGCAAAAGGATCTGTTTGATACAGCAACACTAGCAGATAATTTTATGAATATATTTATAAATGGAATCAAGAAGAGGTAGTAAAATGAGAAATAAACTATTAACAAAAATCGCTGAAATATCAGCTAAGAAACCTGGATTGTTATTGCTGATCACCCTGTTGATCACAATTGTTGCCATGTTTTTTGCTAAAGATCTGAAACTTTCTATGCAGTTCAAAGACCTGATGCCGCAAGACCATGCACTCGTAAAGGGATTCAATGAGATCCTCGATAATTATGATTCGGCTTCGGTTATTATTCTGGCAGCTACGGGAGATGAGAAATCACTTAAAAGTTTCGCCGAGGATGTGGCTCCCAGGATCAAAGAACTGGATGAATATGTAGCACGCGTTGATTATAAGATCAATACAGAATTTATGTTGAATAATGGAATGATGCTGCAGAAAGTGAAAGACCTTAATGACAGTGAAGAGCTGTATTCCGATTTGAATCTAATTCCCTGGTTTACTCACTTGAATGACAGCTTTGAGAAAACATATATCGATGATGATGAGAGCATTTCCACAAAACAAAAAGAAAATAATGCCATGATGATGTTTGATGGGATCGACAATATGGTGAGAACCATGACCAGATTTGGAGAAGGCGAAACAAGCAATACTGGAGCTGATAAGGCAGCTAAAACGTTTCTGATTGGTGATGAATATAGTCTTTCTCCCGAAAAGGATATGATAATTCTTATGATCCAGCCGAAATTTACGATTGATGACATAGACAAAGTCGTTGCTGCTGTAGATAAAATTGATGAAGTAATCGCTAAAATAGTGGTGAAATATCCAGGATTGGAAGCAGGCACGACCGGAACGATGTCATTAGCTCGTGATGAAATGGTTTCTGCAGAGAAGGATATGAACTACACTACGATCATCGCCTTGATCCTCATTCTGATCTTGTTCATTGTTTCTTTTAGAATGTGGATGGCTCCACTCATGGCAGGTATCACCATGATAATCGGGATAATTTGGACAGCCGGATTCGCAGCCGTCACTGTGGGCAGTTTGAATATGATGACCTCAATGTTCGGGGTAATAATATTAGGATTGGGCATAGATTTTTCCATCCATATAATCTCGATCTACACAGAATTGCGAGCAGAGGGTCATTCCATTGAAGCTGCGCTCAAAGAAACTTTCCTCAAATCGGGGGGAGGGATAATTACCGGAGCTATGACAACGGGCTTTGCTTTCTACACATTAATGGTCTCAAATTCAGCAGGAATGTTTCAATTTGGACTGGTAGCGGGAAGTGGTGTGCTTCTTTGCATGGCTGCTACATTATTCGTGCTGCCTTCTATGCTTGTGATACAGGATAAATTGGGGAAATCTCAAAAAACAAAGGTTTCCACTAAATTCAATTTCCTGGGTGGCTATTCTCAGAAACTGGCAAATCACCCATATATTACAATTGTAGCAGTTCTTTTGATAACTACATTTTTAGTGATGTCTGCATCAAAGATAACATTTGATTATAATTATCTGAATATGGAACCAGTGGGATTGAAATCAGTCAAACTACAACATCTTTTAGAAGATAAATATGATATGACACCGGATTATGCACTCTTCACGACCAATTCCATTGAAGAATCGGAAAAGATCACAGAAGAAGCCCGGGACATGAAAATGATAGGTTATGTTTCTTCTATTTCGGATTATGTTCCCAGCCTGCAGAAGCAAAAAGATCGCAGTGTAATCATCGACAATATCCGCTCCAAACTATTGAATAATAATGATATAACACCAATTCTGAATTCAGATAAAGAGATGTTGATCGAGCAGGTAGAACGCCTGCAGGATAACATCATCGAGCTGGCTCAACTTGCTTATATGGGTGGTCAGGATAAATTGGACAAAAAGGCTCAGATCCTGATCGGAGATTTTGATGATCCCCAAAATAATGGTTCAATAGCAGAGCTGTTGTCAGTTGTAGATGGGCAAGATAACTTTTTAAAGGGCGTTAATCAATTCCAGACAGGGTTTTATGGTGCTTTCAAGAAATATTCACTTTCTATGGCTTCCACTAACATCATCACTGCCGCAATGTTGCCGGATGATATCAAAAACCAGTTCATCAGCAAATCAGGAGATCAGTACCTTGTTTCCATGTATCCCAAAGAAAGTGTGTGGAATCTGTCCTTTCTGGAGCGCTTCAAAAATCAGATGAACAAACTGGATGAAAAGATCACCGGTATGCCTTTAGTATTTTATACGCTCATCGACATAGTGGGGCAGGACGGCAGAAAAGCTGCACTCTTTTCTTTGGTCATCATATTTATCTTATTGCTGATAGATTTTCGGAGCATCAAACTGGCAATATTAGCAATGATCCCGCTTGTTCTGGGTGCAATCTGGATGATAGGGGTGATGCAGCTGGTTGGATTGCAACTCACTTTATTGAATGTGATGGGGCTTCCTTTGATCCTGGGGATCGGAGTGGATGACGGAGTTCACATTATCCATCGCTATTCTGCCGAAAAACGAGGCAGTATCAGGAGAATATTCACATCCACTGGAAGAGCCGTCCTGATTACAAGTTTAACCACGATGCTGGCTTTCGGTTCATTAACATTCGCAACTTACCGTGGTTTGGGAAGTTTGGGGATAGCATTGTTTATTGGTGTGGGAACCTGCTTTTTGGTTACAGTTACCTTAATGCCGGCTGTTTTGCAATTGATAGATAATAAACGTGAGAAACTGGTTAAGGAGAACTAAAATGAAAAGAAATATAATACTATTATTAATATTGGCAATAGCAATGTTGTTAGTAGCCGATCCCACTGTTGATGAGATCATTGCAAATGTTGACAAAACCGAAAGAGTGGAATCAAGTTTCAGCACAGGTAAACAGATAATCCTTACATCTTCCGGGAAAGAAAGAACCCTGGAGATGAAGACATATTCCAAAGATGAAAACGATAAGCAATTGATGGTATACACCGGACCCGGAAGAGTGAAAGGTGATAAAATACTGATGCTTAATGACGGAGATGATATCTGGTTTTTCACTCCCAAAACTGATCGAGTCAGGCATCTTGCCAGCCATGCCAAAAAAAAGAAAGTGCAGGGAAGCGATTTCTCTTATGAAGATCTAAGTGCTGGTAACCTGGCAGATGAAAATGATTATAAATTGCTGGGAACAGAAAAAATCGCTGACAGGGAATGCTACAAACTGGAATTATTACCAAAACCTAATGGTACTCATTATTCCAAAATGATATTATGGGCAGACACAGAAAGATTTATTACCATGCAGGTAGATTATTATGAAGGCGATGAATTATTGAAGCAGTTGACCATGAGTAATATTGAATTTATTGATGGACAGTGGGTGGCTAAGAAAATGGTGATGATAAACCTGCTGGAAGGTGGTGAAACAACTTTGCTGATAGATAACATAGAATTTGGCAAAAAGCTGGATGATAATATCTTTACAACTAACAATCTTAAAAAACATTAAGAGGCAGCAATATGAAACTTGTGATTTTTATTATAACTCTCCTTTCCATTGTCTCACTCTCAGCATTGGAATTTGATCTCTTTGGCTATTATGAAAACCTGTCTTCACTTACTCTACAGGAAAATCCTGAATTCCAGTCATACAATAAATTGCGTCTGGATTTGAATAAAGAATATTCTACCTCAATCACGTTTAATTCCAACCTGGTTTTCCAGACTTATCATGGTTTAAAAAGTATTAATTTACTCGATTATATACCATCAGAAACCGTAGCCGAATACGCTCAGCAAATCGGGATTCCGGTTGCAGATCTGTCAGAGAGATTCACAGATTCTTATGAGGATGAGTTTTTTTTGGAAAATGCCTATCTAAGTATCTACAAAAAGCATTTCAACCTGAGGATTGGCAAACAGCAAATTGCGTTGGGAAGCGGCTATGCCTGGAATCCCACAGATATTTATAATCAGAAGAATATATTCGATCCCACCTATGAAAAAAGAGGTGTAAATGCTCTTAAACTGGAAATACCCTATTCTTCTGAAGGTATGATATCCACCCTTATTTCATTTGGAGAAAACTGGCAGGAATCCACCCGATCGATTATGCTGCAGCAATTTTTACTAGGCTATGATGTGCAGCTTAGCTACGCCTATAAACTGAAGTATAATATGGACTACTTAACTCTGCAGGAAAGCAGTGAAGATAGAGATATGCTGGGCATCAGCTTTTCTGGAGCACTATTGGGTCTAGGTTTCTGGGGTGAAGGAGCATACAATCTGCTATCTAATTCAGATGATTTTAGTCAGGTGATCATTGGCACAGATTTCACCTTTGAAAATGGATTATATTTGATGGCTGAATATTATTATAACGGTTTGGGAAAAACTGATGAAGATTTATTTAATTTCAATGATTGGATGGAATATTATACTGATAGCATCAATCTGGGACGCGATTATCTCTATCTGGGTGAAACATCTTCCATTGGAGAACTTATTGAGTGGTCGAATTTCATTATTGGCAATCTGAATGATAAAAGTATCAGTTACAATCCCTGGATCAATTTTTCTCTAAGTGATAACGTCGATCTTGATATATATGGCTACATAGCTTTGGGAAATGAAAAAGCAGAGTTCAGTCAATTTGAAGATTCACTGGCAGCCAGACTTAAGGTATATTTTTAGAAGCGGAGTAAAATAAACTTGAATTAATTTATAGCTCAGATAAAAAACGGGATTGAAATTCAAAGGAGTGATATGGAAAAGCCGTTAAACGATAAAAATGTATTTCCAGATGATGAAGTTCTAAGTAAATATCTGGAGGTAGCGAAAACTGCCTGGGATTCTTTTCTGGAATCACTGCAATTTGATCATCCTGATTTTAATACAGAGTGGCGTTATTATAAAGATGGCAAAAGCTGGCTTTTTAAGATCACAAAAAAGAAAAAGACTATCTGCTGGGTATCGGTTGGTGATAAG is from Candidatus Stygibacter australis and encodes:
- a CDS encoding TetR/AcrR family transcriptional regulator; translated protein: MSPKIVDKEEKKRGIIMAAMQVFSEKGVVKTKMADIAKAANIGKGTIYEYFKNKDDIFINLFEMHFSEIGNEAAQIMEKYDDPAEKLEQFVSQTVTSLLEGHYNFAQIMLDIWAEGIREHNEDINRVFNLEKIYQQYREVIIQILQDGIERGIFKAMDTTFTASLFIGALDGILLQWLMQKDLFDTATLADNFMNIFINGIKKR
- a CDS encoding MMPL family transporter, encoding MRNKLLTKIAEISAKKPGLLLLITLLITIVAMFFAKDLKLSMQFKDLMPQDHALVKGFNEILDNYDSASVIILAATGDEKSLKSFAEDVAPRIKELDEYVARVDYKINTEFMLNNGMMLQKVKDLNDSEELYSDLNLIPWFTHLNDSFEKTYIDDDESISTKQKENNAMMMFDGIDNMVRTMTRFGEGETSNTGADKAAKTFLIGDEYSLSPEKDMIILMIQPKFTIDDIDKVVAAVDKIDEVIAKIVVKYPGLEAGTTGTMSLARDEMVSAEKDMNYTTIIALILILILFIVSFRMWMAPLMAGITMIIGIIWTAGFAAVTVGSLNMMTSMFGVIILGLGIDFSIHIISIYTELRAEGHSIEAALKETFLKSGGGIITGAMTTGFAFYTLMVSNSAGMFQFGLVAGSGVLLCMAATLFVLPSMLVIQDKLGKSQKTKVSTKFNFLGGYSQKLANHPYITIVAVLLITTFLVMSASKITFDYNYLNMEPVGLKSVKLQHLLEDKYDMTPDYALFTTNSIEESEKITEEARDMKMIGYVSSISDYVPSLQKQKDRSVIIDNIRSKLLNNNDITPILNSDKEMLIEQVERLQDNIIELAQLAYMGGQDKLDKKAQILIGDFDDPQNNGSIAELLSVVDGQDNFLKGVNQFQTGFYGAFKKYSLSMASTNIITAAMLPDDIKNQFISKSGDQYLVSMYPKESVWNLSFLERFKNQMNKLDEKITGMPLVFYTLIDIVGQDGRKAALFSLVIIFILLLIDFRSIKLAILAMIPLVLGAIWMIGVMQLVGLQLTLLNVMGLPLILGIGVDDGVHIIHRYSAEKRGSIRRIFTSTGRAVLITSLTTMLAFGSLTFATYRGLGSLGIALFIGVGTCFLVTVTLMPAVLQLIDNKREKLVKEN
- a CDS encoding outer membrane lipoprotein-sorting protein, which codes for MKRNIILLLILAIAMLLVADPTVDEIIANVDKTERVESSFSTGKQIILTSSGKERTLEMKTYSKDENDKQLMVYTGPGRVKGDKILMLNDGDDIWFFTPKTDRVRHLASHAKKKKVQGSDFSYEDLSAGNLADENDYKLLGTEKIADRECYKLELLPKPNGTHYSKMILWADTERFITMQVDYYEGDELLKQLTMSNIEFIDGQWVAKKMVMINLLEGGETTLLIDNIEFGKKLDDNIFTTNNLKKH
- a CDS encoding DUF3788 family protein yields the protein MEKPLNDKNVFPDDEVLSKYLEVAKTAWDSFLESLQFDHPDFNTEWRYYKDGKSWLFKITKKKKTICWVSVGDKMFRTTFYFSDKAEDMLKSSKLKPEFIDQFMNGKRYGKIRGLTIEIRTPADLEVTNILIEIKEKLK